In bacterium, a single window of DNA contains:
- a CDS encoding sodium:proton antiporter, giving the protein MIYLMCFILFSIGIYCILVKRNLIKIIIGIGIAEYAVNLFFILVGYRAQGRAPILAKQQVIQNMVDPLPQALILTNIVIGLAVTVLIVAIAIRIYEKYGTFDITKIRRLRG; this is encoded by the coding sequence ATGATTTATTTAATGTGTTTCATTCTATTCTCTATCGGCATTTACTGTATCCTGGTAAAGAGGAACCTTATCAAGATTATCATTGGCATAGGGATTGCTGAGTATGCAGTTAATCTATTCTTCATACTGGTTGGCTATCGTGCCCAAGGGCGTGCGCCAATACTTGCTAAACAGCAAGTAATTCAGAATATGGTAGACCCTTTACCTCAGGCACTAATCTTGACCAATATTGTCATTGGTTTAGCCGTTACTGTTTTAATTGTTGCCATTGCTATAAGGATATATGAAAAATATGGAACTTTCGATATTACCAAAATCAGGAGATTACGAGGATAA